A window from Fragaria vesca subsp. vesca linkage group LG5, FraVesHawaii_1.0, whole genome shotgun sequence encodes these proteins:
- the LOC101315351 gene encoding F-box protein CPR30-like: protein MSDYLSEEIIHKILLHLPIKSLIRSTLVCKSWKSLIKCSAFIQSHLRTTIVSNEQNDSHLLLLSASSFEGHSRHQHHWLRRDSPEFGAHSMLPAPVIFLENNPVSDLGVVGTCTLGFGYDAHSNDYKILRVVTDFTTNVDCDSVNVVFGVVNFADDDRLITTFVQVYSLASGSWKSLSDSVIPVDLEGGGTGDFAFVNDTLHKLEARFSEDEYYNDEDMVIRTFNLSTEEFGEMMEPEALIQGCSSIARYGDTLAFSDNYNNSLRDRGCCDIWVMRQYGVAESWTKFFKIHVDLARIYGFKRCADLVLEEKISFGPSRMILYNPKSNQYSVLGTVGHRYYFMDSFVESLVLLDHCNAVSYQVARA, encoded by the exons ATGTCAGACTACTTATCTGAAGAAATCATACACAAGATCCTGTTGCACTTACCCATCAAGTCCCTAATCAGATCCACTCTGGTCTGCAAGTCATGGAAGTCACTCATCAAGTGCTCTGCTTTCATTCAATCCCATCTCCGCACCACAATCGTCTCCAACGAGCAAAACGACTCTCACCTCCTTCTTCTCAGCGCTTCCTCTTTCGAGGGTCACTCTCGGCATCAGCATCACTGGTTGCGTAGGGATAGCCCCGAATTTGGTGCCCACTCCATGCTTCCAGCTCCGGTCATTTTTTTGGAAAACAACCCCGTTTCAGATCTGGGTGTGGTTGGAACTT GTACACTAGGCTTTGGCTATGATGCGCATTCCAATGACTACAAGATTCTGAGAGTTGTGACTGATTTCACAACTAACGTTGATTGTGATTCAGTCAACGTGGTTTTCGGAGTTGTGAATTTTGCTGATGATGATCGATTAATCACAACCTTTGTTCAGGTTTACTCCTTAGCCAGCGGATCCTGGAAGAGTCTTAGTGATTCGGTTATACCTGTAGATTTGGAGGGTGGTGGTACTGGAGATTTTGCTTTTGTTAATGACACATTACATAAGCTTGAAGCCCGTTTTAGCGAGGATGAGTATTACAATGATGAAGACATGGTCATCCGCACCTTCAATCTGTCAACAGAAGAATTTGGCGAGATGATGGAACCGGAGGCTTTGATACAAGGCTGTAGCTCCATAGCAAGATATGGGGACACTCTTGCTTTTAGTGACAATTATAATAATAGTCTCAGAGATCGGGGTTGTTGTGACATTTGGGTTATGCGACAATATGGTGTTGCAGAGTCGTGGACTAAATTTTTCAAAATACATGTTGATCTAGCTAGGATATATGGTTTTAAAAGATGTGCGGATCTTGTGCTAGAGGAGAAGATTTCTTTTGGTCCGTCAAGAATGATTTTGTACAATCCTAAGAGTAATCAATATTCAGTTCTCGGAACTGTGGGTCATAGATACTACTTCATGGATTCTTTTGTAGAAAGTCTTGTCTTGCTTGACCACTGCAATGCCGTTTCTTACCAAGTAGCAAGGGCGTAG